The window CATTCTCTGCCAGATCGTTTTTATTATCAGCTTTTATCCCGATGCTGAAGATAATTTCATCCGGCTCTACTTCCATTTCGGCAACGCCTGTTACTTCAATGGCGTTTTTCTTTACTTCCTGAGCATTTACAAAGCTTCCAAGGGTTAAAATTCCGATTAATAAAAAATGTTTCAATTTCATAATTTCCTGTTTTTAAATTTTTAATTCTGATGTAAAATTACGCTGATCAGAAACAGGTTTTCGGGAGACTTGGTGAAATGGAGTTTTCACTTGGTGAGTCTTGAAAAAAAGAATTGTTTAGAAGATATTCTTCGAAACCATCAATAGAATCAGGAAGCTAAATTTTGCTTAAATACTTAAATACCTTTATTTTTCTCCAAATTCTTCTTACACTCACACGATCAAAGACTCAACTTGGTGAAAGGGAAACTTCACTTGGTGAATAGTTTTTGAGCAGACTATATATATGTATATCTTTGTTTTATGAAAATGCTTAAACTCTTTACGCTCTTTTTACTGGTGCTTTTGGGAAATATAATGTATTCCCAGACCACTACTAACAGCAGTGCTGCCGTGGAAGAAGTGCAGGTAGAAACGAAGAAGCTGAAAAAAGCAATGGATACCAAAAATGAACCTGCCCAGGCAGATTCATATTATAACATTGGGGAAACATTTTTCAATGGAGGAAACTTTCCCAAAAGTGAAGAATATTATACAAAAGCAAAAAAGCTGTATGAAAAACTCAATGATAAGGCGAATATTGAAAAAGCCACCCGAAGACTTGCCCAGTCCCAGGAAAAGCAGAATAAAATAACGCCTGCCATCAGCAATTACAGCATGGCAGCACAAATGGGGTACAGCGAAAAAAGTAAAGCAGTGAACTCGAATGACGTTGCAAGACTTTCTTCTCCCATCCCCGAACTTAAAGCAGAAGCGATTCAGAATAATATCAATCTGACTAAAAAAGAAAACGAACAGGGCGATCTTGCAGAAAGCTACAGCCAGCTGGCGGATGTCAATCTGAAGCAGAAAGATGTTTCCAGTGCTGAAGAAAACCTGAATACAGCCTATAAAATTTCTAAAAAAGAAGCTCCTCAGCAAGCTCTTGCTATCAATCAGAAACTGGCAGATCTCTATGTGGAAAACAAAAATTTTGAGAAAGCAATTGAAGCCAAAAAGAAGGTTCTTAAAGAAGATTTTGTGAAAGAAAACTCACAGGAGAAAGTGAACCAGATTCAGGAGCTGGCAGATATCTATATTAAAAAGAATGATCCTGAAGAAGCTGTGGATCTTTTGAAAAATGCCTATGGAATTGCATTAGATAAAGGTCATACGCTGGAAGCCCAGAGAAGTGTGAAAAAGCTGGACAGCCTGTATGCCATTTCAGGAAATATGGATGCATCGGTTCAGTTGTACAGGGATTTCCTGGGAAAACTTCCCCTTCTTGTTTCTAAAGACAGAAGCCTCGTGAATAATAAAATTCTGGAAGATACAGAACAGCGGATTTCACAGCTGGAAAAAGAAAAAGAGCTTAAAGACGAGCTTATCAGAAAGAAAAATCTCTTTAATTATGGTCTGATCGGTGCTTTGATGCTGTTAACCGGATTAATTGTTTTTATTTTCAGAATGCTGAAAAAAGTTCAGATAAAAAATAAGAAAATTGCCCTGCAGTCATTACGTAGGGAAATGAATCCGCATTTTATCTTTAACAGTTTAAACAGTGTCAACCACTTCATCGCTACCAACAATGAGCTGGAAGCCAATCAGTATCTGACCCGGTTTTCGAAGCTGATGCGGGGGGTGATGGAAAATTCTACTCAGGATTTTATTCCTTTTCAGCAGGAGCTTGATCTTCTTCAGAATTATCTTGCTCTGGAAAAAACACGTTTTACAGATAAATTTGATTATGAAATTGAAGTGGATGAAAACCTGAACAGGCAGAATCTTCAGGTTCCGGGAATGCTTATCCAGCCTTTTCTTGAAAATGCCGTCTGGCACGGACTCCGCTACAGAGCTGATAAAGGATTTCTAAAATTGAGCTTTCAGAAAAGCGAATCTCATCTGAAGATCATTATCGAGGACAACGGGATTGGCATTGAAGAAAGTAAAAAGCAAAAGACCCGGCACCAAAAAACGCGGGAAGGCAGAGGAATGAAAAATACGCTGGAAAGAATCCAGCTTCTGAATGATCTCTATAAAAAAGAGATCACCTGCTCTGTAAAGGATAAAGAGAACAGCAGTGGTGTTTTGGTAACCATACAGATCAATATGAACTAGTTGATTTTATTTTTAATCGTGATCATTCATAATTTTATATTGCAAATGAGGTGTTTTGCATCTTTCTTGCAATAAAAAGTGACGAAAAACTGCCGTGGGAAATTGGGTCTGTAAATTGTAAGGTTAATGAAATATTCCTAATTTGCACCTGCAATCTGTTACCCGCCACCTAAATTCTGATCTGATGAAAATAAAAGCTGTCATTGTAGATGATGAACTCATAGCAAGAGAAGTTTTACGAAGCTACCTCACCAAATACTGCCCGCAGGTGGAAATTCTGGGCGAAGCTGAAAATATCAAAGAAGCCGTTCCGTTAATCACCGAAAAACAGCCTCAGCTGGTTTTTCTGGATGTAGAAATGCCTTTTGGAAATGCCTTTGATGTTTTGGAAGCCACCAAAGATTTCTCCTATGAAACCATTTTCATTACCGCATTTTCACAATACTCATTACAGGCTTTAAATAAGTCGGCAAGCTATTATATTTTAAAACCTATTGATATTCAGGAATTGATTCTTGCCGTGAATAAAGTGGCGGAAAGTCTTGAGAAAAAAGATGAACTGAACCGGAACAAAATCCTTCTTGAAAATCTGAAATTAAAACCTGAAAAGCAACAGTTGATTTTACCTACTTTACAAGGATTTGATGTCGTAAAAACAGAAGATATTGTAAGGCTTCAGGCAGATGGAAACTTTACTCAGGTATATCTTACAGACGGCTCAAAGAAGATGGTATGCCGTTTTCTGAAACACTTTGACGACCTTCTGGAAAATCCGTTTGTGAGAGTTCACCGCTCCCACATTATCAATACCGGATTTGTGAAATCATATCACAAAAGCGGAACCGTGATGTTGTCTGATGATACAGAAATTGAAGTTTCAGGAAGCTTTAAAGATAATTTTCTAAAGGTATTTTCCTAGAATTTATTGTATCTTTAACAGGCTTAAGGCATTATTTTTGACGTTTTTATAACAATTACCAAAATATTCCTGTCATGAAAACCATTCATAAAATTATACTTCCCGTTTCGTTGGGAGCACTGGGACTGATCGTTTTTAATTCCTATTCTGTAAGGATTCCCAGGGGTGCATCTGCGGTAAAGAATTTTGATCTGAAAAAATACCTGGGAAGATGGTACGAAATTGCCCGCTTTGATTACAGGTTCGAAAAAAATATGGATCATGTTACCGCAGAGTATACGGAAAATCCGGACGGAACGGTTCAGGTAAGAAATAAAGGGTATGATTACAATAAAAGAGTGTGGAATGAATCGATCGGGGAAGCGAAATTTGTAAAAGATCCTACGGAAGCCCGTCTGAAGGTTTCTTTTTTTAAACCGATCTGGGCGGGTTATAATGTAATAGATATTGATGAAGACTATCAGTACGCGCTGGTAGCAGGAAGCAGTTTAAAATATTTGTGGATGCTTTCCCGTACCACTAACATTCCGGAAAGCATCCGTCAGCGTTTTATTCAGAAAGCAAGGAAAATTGGTTATAATACTGATGAACTGATCTGGGTAAAGCATAATCAGTAAAAACAAAACCGCAAAAAGGACAATGGATAATCAGAGCATATCCTTATCAGCCTTTTTGCGCTTTTTTTGTTTACTAACTATTAATGTATTCTTTCCATTCCTCAAAACGGTGGTCAATAACCTGTTTCATCAGATCAAAGTTGTCATAGGTATCTTCTATGTGGTAGAATGTTTCATATTCGTAGTCGCTTTCCTCTGCTTTGGCATCAAAAATATTCACGTAATCATCAGCAAATGAACTGTATCTGTTGCCGAAATCTGTGTCATCCGCGTAATAATCCTTTGCAAAAAGATTTCCCAGTTCATTCAGATCATATTCAGAAAATTTACCATCACAGGAATCCATAATGAATTCTGCACCTGTCATTTCTCTTCGTTTTACTTTTTCTATTTCCTCTGCATTATCTTCTTCCAGTTCTTTGGAGATCAGATTGTTATGAATGCACCAGTTCAGGAACATTCCTGTGTGGGTAGCCCCGTTTTTCTGAGGAAGCCCTTCCGGAAAATCACCGCCGTAATGCCATGAAGCATCATCATATTTAGACATAATGGGTATTGTAGTTTTAGATATTTTCGTCAAAAATAGAAAAAATCAATTTATATTGCCCCGGCCGAAGAATTTTCCGTCATTTGCATAGAATTTTTTTCAACAAAAAACATATGGAAAAAGCTGTTCTGATTACTATCGGTGATGAAATCCTTTCCGGAAATACGGTAGATACCAATTCTAATTTTATTGCCACGGAACTTAAAAATATAGGAATAAAAGTTATTCAGATTCTTACCATCTCAGACGAAATTGAAACCATTAAAGAAGCTTTAAAAATGGCCTTCGAAAAGGGAGATCTTGTCATTACCACAGGCGGATTAGGCCCTACAAGAGATGATAAAACCAAAAAAGCCCTCGCAGAATATTTCGATGATGAAATTGCTTTGGATGAGGTAACCTTCACCCATCTGAAAGCGTATATGGAAAGAAGAGGAAGGGCAGATATTCTTGAAAGAAACAGAGAGCAAGCTTTTGTACCTACCAAATCCATTGTGTTTCAGAACCATTACGGAACTGCTCCATGCATGATGATGGAACAGGATGGAAAACTGTGTTACAGCCTTCCGGGGGTTCCTTACGAAGTGAAGCCGCTGATAAAAGATCAGATTATCCCTTATTTACAGCACAGATTTAAGCTTCATTATATCCATACCAGAATTGTTTCTGTGGTAGGAATTCCTGAAAGTATTCTGGCAGATAAAATTGAAGACTGGGAACTGGCACTTCCGGAAAATATTGCATTATCTTATCTTCCGGTAGGAACGCGTGTAAAGCTTCGTCTGACAGCTTCCGGTGAAGATGAAGAACAATTGAAACAAAGAACAGAAGAAGAGATTCAAAAGCTGCTTCCACTGGTAGAAGGACATGTTATTGCAGTTTCAGAAGATAAGATTGAAAATATTCTGGCAGAAATGCTTACCGAAAGAAATCTTACAATTTCCACCGCAGAAAGCTGTACCGGAGGTGAGCTGGCAAAAATGATTACTTCAGTTGCGGGAAGCTCAAAATATTTCCTTGGCGGAATGATAGCTTATGCAACAGAGAAAAAGATTAAAGTGCTAAATGTTTCCAAAGAAACGGTAAACCAGTTTACCGTGGTAAGCGAGCAGGTGGCTCAGGAAATGGCAAAAGGCTGCCAGCAGCTGTTCGAAACTCATATTTCTCTTTCTACAACAGGTGTTGCAGGCCCGGGAAAAGGAGAAGATGGTAAAGATGTTGGAACCGTTTACTACACCATCAGGATTAATGACCAAGAAACGACATCGAAATTATATCTGCCGCATCTGGAAAGAACAGATTTCATGCACTTTGTTGCTCAAAAAGTTATTCAGGACCTTGTAAGTCTTCTTATAGACAGGTAAATAGATCCGTAATTTTTAATTTTTTTTTAATTAATTTCAGCATAGTTTTTCACACTTTTTGAAAGCCCTTCAATAAATTTCAAAAATCGTGGAAAATTCCAAACAGATTTTTCAGACCAGCAGCAAGAAACGCTGGAAAAGTGTACAATGGGGAAGCCGTGTTTTTATTTTTATAGGAATACTGCTTCTTCTTGCCTTAGGTCTGATGATGACCCTGGACAGAAGTCCTAAAATTCCTTTTAAAGAAGATTATAAAGCTGTCATTACAGCCAACAGACCTTATCTTCAGGAGAATAAAATTTCCAAAGAATACAAAGGTTTCAGAAGCTTTATTTCTGAAAAAACAATTCATACCAACCTTGACAAAATTCAGAAGGCAAGAGCAGAACGATACAAAAACCAGAACCGGAACTGGGCTCAGTTTCCCGGAGGGATCCGATCTGCATTTTATGTGGCGTGGGATCCTCAGTCTCTGATGTCCCTGAAAAGAAACATCAGACACGTCAATCTTGTTTTCCCCGAATGGTTTTTCCTTGATCCTAAAACAGGAGATCTGAAAACCAATGTGGACCCCGAAGGATACAAAGTGATCAAAAGAACAGGCGTGGCGGCAATGCCTATGCTGAGTAACAACTTTGACCGTGAATTCCGCTCAGAAGGACTGGTAAAAGTGCTTAATGATCCGCAGAAAAGAACCCATCTGATTCAAAAGATTACGCAGCAATGCCAAAAATATCATTTCAAGGGAATCAATATTGACTTTGAGGATATGAATCTGAATTCTGATGAAAACCTGATTGCCTTCATGAAAGAACTTTCAGAGACTTTCAAAAAAAATCAGTTACTGGTTACAATGGATATCATGACAGATAATGATGATTACAATATCCCAAGACTGAATCCTTATGTAGATTATTTTGTTTTGATGGCTTATGACGAATATTCCGCAGGAAGTGATGCAGGGCCGGTTTCTTCTCAAAAATGGATTGAAGAGCAGACAGGGAAAATTGTGAAACAAACCTCTCCTCAAAAGATTATTCTGGGATTGGGAGCATATGGCTATGACTGGAGTTCCAATAAGGATGATAATACCTCTGTTACTTATATGCAGGCGATTACCAAAGCCAGTGCCAGTAAAGCCGTTATTGATTTTAATGACAATACTTTCAATTTAAATTATTCCTATACAGATTCTAAGAATTTAACCCACACTGTATTTTTCAATGATGCAGCTTCTATCTTCAATACCATGCGTTTCTCATCAGAATATCCTTTGGCAGGAACAGCACTCTGGAGATTGGGAAGCGAAGACAGCAGAGTATGGAACTTCTATGATAAAGATCTTACGTTTGCAGGGCTTTCCAAACTGAATTTAAAAACACTGGAGAATGTGAAAGGACAGACCATGGTGGATTATATCGGAGATGGAGAAGTGCTGGACGTCCTTAATACTCCTCATGACGGAAAAATAGCACTGGAAATAGACCCGAAAGAGAAAATCATCACAGACGAAAATTATATTACCTATCCAAGTTCCTATGAAGTGAAAAAATACGGAAGTGCTCCTCAGAAAGAACTTGTTCTTACGTTTGATGATGGTCCGGATGAGACATATACTCCGCAGGTATTGGATATTTTGTCCAAATACCACGTTCCCGCAGCATTCTTCCTGGTAGGGCTCAATGCAGAAAAGAACCTTCCGCTCGTTAAAAGAATTTACCGCGAAGGACATGAAATAGGCAATCACACCTTTACCCATGAAAATGTGGCAAAAGTAAGCCCGGAAAGAGCTTTGCTTGAAATGAAACTGACAAGACTGCTGATTGAATGTATTACAGGCCACAGCACCATTCTGTTCAGAGCTCCGTATAACGCAGATTCTGAGCCTACCACATCAGAAGAGATTATTCCGGTAGCATTGGCCAGACAGCAGAATTATCTTGATATCGGGGAAAACATAGACCCTGAAGACTGGCAGCCGGGAATCAAAGCAGATGAGATCGTAAAACGTGTAATGGCCGGGATTAAACAGGAAAGAGGGAATATCATCCTTCTTCACGATGCCGGCGGAGATACCCGTGAAGAAACCGTAAAAGCGCTGAAAATCCTGATTCCGACTCTTCAGAAACAGGGCTATCATTTTACGAACCTTACAAATATCTTACACAAAAGCAGAAGCGAACTGATGCCTGAAGTTCCTAAAACAAGATCCTATTACATCATGCAGCTGAATCTTGTACTGGCAACCTTTATTTATGGAGTAAGCCACTTTTTGGTTGCCCTGTTTACTATTTTCATTGTGTTAGGATTGATCAGGTTACTGCTGATGGCCTATTGGGCATTCAAAGAAAGAAAAAAAGAAAAAAAACTAGGTGAATTTCCGGTGTTGGAATCCTATCCGAAGGTTTCTATCATTGTTCCTGCTTATAATGAAGAAGTCAATATCGTATCTTCTCTGCAGAATTTACTGAAACAGACCTATCCTAATTTTAATATTATTATGGTAGATGACGGAAGTAAAGATTCTACCTATGAAAAGGCTTTGGAAGCATTTCCTGATCATCCGAAACTGAAAATTTTCACCAAAGGAAACGGTGGAAAAGCCACTGCCCTGAATTTTGGAATATCACAGACGGATGCAGAGTATGTAGTATGTATTGATGCCGATACCAAGCTGCAGCAGGACGCTGTGAAATATCTGATCGCAAGATTTTTGAATTCAGATCCGGAAGAAAAAATTGCAGCCGTTGCAGGAAACGTGAAAGTAGGAAACAGAGTCAACTGGCTTACCAGATGGCAGGCGATAGAATATACAACAAGTCAGAATTTTGACAGGCTGGCGTATGCTCACATCAATGCTGTTACCGTGATTCCGGGTGCTATCGGAGCCTTTAAGAAATCTGTGATTATGGAAGCAGGAGGCTATTCATCCGATACCCTGGCAGAAGATTGTGATATTACGGTGAAAATACTGAAAGCGGGATATACCGTTGCCAACGAAAACAGAGCCGTTGCAGTAACTGAAGCTCCGGAAACCGTGAAACAGTTTCTGAAACAGCGTTTCCGCTGGACCTACGGAATCATGCAGATGTTCTGGAAACAGAAACAGACCTTCCTTAATCCCAAATATAAAGGATTGGGACTCTGGGCTATGCCGAATATTTTATTATTCCAATACATCATACCCTTTTTCTCGCCATTCGCAGACGTGATTATGTTTTTTGGAATCCTGTCCGGAAACGGAGATAAAATATTGACCTATTATCTGATTTTCCTTCTGGTGGATGCTTCATTAGCTTTAGTAGCATTTATCATGCAGCGGGAAAAACTCATCAATCTCTTGTATATAATTCCACAGAGATTCGGGTATAGATGGCTGATGTATATTGTATTGTTTAAAAGTTTAAGAAAAGCACTGAAAGGCGAAATGCAGTCCTGGGGATTCCTGAAAAGAACCGGGAATGTGAAAGAGATCGCAACTTCTTAAAAAGTAGGGACGCTGGGAGGCGGAAGCTGGAAGTAACTTTTATTTTATCATTACTGAGAACTATAATAAAACTACTTTTAAAAATAGAATTACAGGTATGTTATCATTTTTTACGATAGCTTCCGGCTTCCTCCTCCCAGCTTCCAACTTTCTAAATTATAAATTCTTATCATGCTATGACGTTATTTGTTTAAATTTGTTTCCTTGGAAAGTAACAAACAAGAAATAAATCATACATATTCTAAAAATTGTTATCATAATGAAAAAAATAACGCTTTCTTTGTTTTTAATAGCAGGGATCTGCACTCAAACTACGATGAGCGCACAAGCTAAAGCTGCTAAAGTAGCAGTGAATAACACAGACAAAGGCTTAGACCTTAGCTTGATGGACACTTCGGTGCGTCCTCAGGATGATTTTTATAACTACGTGAGTGGAACCTGGATGAAAACAGCCAAAATTCCATCTGACAAACCAACTTGGGGCAGTTTCAATAAACTTGCTGAGGATACGGATAACAATTCCATGACCATCCTGAACTCTCTTCTGAAAGATAAATTTGCTGACGGAAGCGAAGGAAAAAAAATTCAGGATCTGTATGCTACTTACATGAACATGCAGAAGAGAAATGCAGACGGAATCAAACCAATCCA of the Chryseobacterium aureum genome contains:
- a CDS encoding tetratricopeptide repeat-containing sensor histidine kinase — its product is MKMLKLFTLFLLVLLGNIMYSQTTTNSSAAVEEVQVETKKLKKAMDTKNEPAQADSYYNIGETFFNGGNFPKSEEYYTKAKKLYEKLNDKANIEKATRRLAQSQEKQNKITPAISNYSMAAQMGYSEKSKAVNSNDVARLSSPIPELKAEAIQNNINLTKKENEQGDLAESYSQLADVNLKQKDVSSAEENLNTAYKISKKEAPQQALAINQKLADLYVENKNFEKAIEAKKKVLKEDFVKENSQEKVNQIQELADIYIKKNDPEEAVDLLKNAYGIALDKGHTLEAQRSVKKLDSLYAISGNMDASVQLYRDFLGKLPLLVSKDRSLVNNKILEDTEQRISQLEKEKELKDELIRKKNLFNYGLIGALMLLTGLIVFIFRMLKKVQIKNKKIALQSLRREMNPHFIFNSLNSVNHFIATNNELEANQYLTRFSKLMRGVMENSTQDFIPFQQELDLLQNYLALEKTRFTDKFDYEIEVDENLNRQNLQVPGMLIQPFLENAVWHGLRYRADKGFLKLSFQKSESHLKIIIEDNGIGIEESKKQKTRHQKTREGRGMKNTLERIQLLNDLYKKEITCSVKDKENSSGVLVTIQINMN
- a CDS encoding LytR/AlgR family response regulator transcription factor, giving the protein MKIKAVIVDDELIAREVLRSYLTKYCPQVEILGEAENIKEAVPLITEKQPQLVFLDVEMPFGNAFDVLEATKDFSYETIFITAFSQYSLQALNKSASYYILKPIDIQELILAVNKVAESLEKKDELNRNKILLENLKLKPEKQQLILPTLQGFDVVKTEDIVRLQADGNFTQVYLTDGSKKMVCRFLKHFDDLLENPFVRVHRSHIINTGFVKSYHKSGTVMLSDDTEIEVSGSFKDNFLKVFS
- a CDS encoding lipocalin family protein, whose protein sequence is MKTIHKIILPVSLGALGLIVFNSYSVRIPRGASAVKNFDLKKYLGRWYEIARFDYRFEKNMDHVTAEYTENPDGTVQVRNKGYDYNKRVWNESIGEAKFVKDPTEARLKVSFFKPIWAGYNVIDIDEDYQYALVAGSSLKYLWMLSRTTNIPESIRQRFIQKARKIGYNTDELIWVKHNQ
- a CDS encoding DUF7832 domain-containing protein — translated: MSKYDDASWHYGGDFPEGLPQKNGATHTGMFLNWCIHNNLISKELEEDNAEEIEKVKRREMTGAEFIMDSCDGKFSEYDLNELGNLFAKDYYADDTDFGNRYSSFADDYVNIFDAKAEESDYEYETFYHIEDTYDNFDLMKQVIDHRFEEWKEYINS
- a CDS encoding CinA family nicotinamide mononucleotide deamidase-related protein; its protein translation is MEKAVLITIGDEILSGNTVDTNSNFIATELKNIGIKVIQILTISDEIETIKEALKMAFEKGDLVITTGGLGPTRDDKTKKALAEYFDDEIALDEVTFTHLKAYMERRGRADILERNREQAFVPTKSIVFQNHYGTAPCMMMEQDGKLCYSLPGVPYEVKPLIKDQIIPYLQHRFKLHYIHTRIVSVVGIPESILADKIEDWELALPENIALSYLPVGTRVKLRLTASGEDEEQLKQRTEEEIQKLLPLVEGHVIAVSEDKIENILAEMLTERNLTISTAESCTGGELAKMITSVAGSSKYFLGGMIAYATEKKIKVLNVSKETVNQFTVVSEQVAQEMAKGCQQLFETHISLSTTGVAGPGKGEDGKDVGTVYYTIRINDQETTSKLYLPHLERTDFMHFVAQKVIQDLVSLLIDR
- a CDS encoding polysaccharide deacetylase family protein — its product is MENSKQIFQTSSKKRWKSVQWGSRVFIFIGILLLLALGLMMTLDRSPKIPFKEDYKAVITANRPYLQENKISKEYKGFRSFISEKTIHTNLDKIQKARAERYKNQNRNWAQFPGGIRSAFYVAWDPQSLMSLKRNIRHVNLVFPEWFFLDPKTGDLKTNVDPEGYKVIKRTGVAAMPMLSNNFDREFRSEGLVKVLNDPQKRTHLIQKITQQCQKYHFKGINIDFEDMNLNSDENLIAFMKELSETFKKNQLLVTMDIMTDNDDYNIPRLNPYVDYFVLMAYDEYSAGSDAGPVSSQKWIEEQTGKIVKQTSPQKIILGLGAYGYDWSSNKDDNTSVTYMQAITKASASKAVIDFNDNTFNLNYSYTDSKNLTHTVFFNDAASIFNTMRFSSEYPLAGTALWRLGSEDSRVWNFYDKDLTFAGLSKLNLKTLENVKGQTMVDYIGDGEVLDVLNTPHDGKIALEIDPKEKIITDENYITYPSSYEVKKYGSAPQKELVLTFDDGPDETYTPQVLDILSKYHVPAAFFLVGLNAEKNLPLVKRIYREGHEIGNHTFTHENVAKVSPERALLEMKLTRLLIECITGHSTILFRAPYNADSEPTTSEEIIPVALARQQNYLDIGENIDPEDWQPGIKADEIVKRVMAGIKQERGNIILLHDAGGDTREETVKALKILIPTLQKQGYHFTNLTNILHKSRSELMPEVPKTRSYYIMQLNLVLATFIYGVSHFLVALFTIFIVLGLIRLLLMAYWAFKERKKEKKLGEFPVLESYPKVSIIVPAYNEEVNIVSSLQNLLKQTYPNFNIIMVDDGSKDSTYEKALEAFPDHPKLKIFTKGNGGKATALNFGISQTDAEYVVCIDADTKLQQDAVKYLIARFLNSDPEEKIAAVAGNVKVGNRVNWLTRWQAIEYTTSQNFDRLAYAHINAVTVIPGAIGAFKKSVIMEAGGYSSDTLAEDCDITVKILKAGYTVANENRAVAVTEAPETVKQFLKQRFRWTYGIMQMFWKQKQTFLNPKYKGLGLWAMPNILLFQYIIPFFSPFADVIMFFGILSGNGDKILTYYLIFLLVDASLALVAFIMQREKLINLLYIIPQRFGYRWLMYIVLFKSLRKALKGEMQSWGFLKRTGNVKEIATS